The following nucleotide sequence is from Sphingomonas swuensis.
AGCGGCGTGGCCCGCAGCCGACCGCCAAGGACGTGCCGGTGTTCCGGCCGTTCATGCTCGCCCATCCGCTGGAGGATGCCGAACTCGACCTCGACGCCTATGCCGCCGAGTGGAAGTGGGACGGCATCAGGTTGCAGATCGTCCATGCCGGCGGCGAGACGAGGCTCTACAGCCGCACCGGCGACGACGTCACCCGAAGCTTCCCCGAGGTCGCCGAGGCGTTCCGGACGCCGGCCGTGCTCGACGGCGAACTGCTGGTGCGCGGGGCGGGGCAGGGGCTCGACGAGCATGGCGGGTCGGCGGCGAGCTTCAATGCGCTCCAGCAGCGGCTCGGTCGCAAGGTCGTCTCGGCCAAGACCCGCGACGAATATCCCGCCTTCGTCCGTCTCTACGACCTCCTGTATGACGGGACCGAGGACCTTCGTCCTCTGCCCTGGTCCGAGCGCCGAGCTCGGCTCGAGGCCTTCATGGGGCAGCTCGACCCCGAACGCTTCGACCTCTCCTCGCTGATCGAGGCGAAGGACTTTGGCGAGCTGGCCGAGATCCGCTCGGGCGCACGCGACGCGGCGATCGAGGGCATGATGCTCAAGCGCCGCGACGCGCCCTATGTCGCGGGACGCCGGGTCGGCCTGTGGTACAAGTGGAAGCGCGATCCGCTGACCGCCGACTGCGTGATGATGTACGCCCAGCGCGGCTCGGGCAAACGCTCGTCCTTCTACTCGGACTTCACCTTCGGCTGCTGGAACGAGGAGGGCGAGCTGCTGCCCGTCGGCAAGGCCTACATGGGCTTCACCGACGAGGAGCTGAAGTGGATGGACCGATTCGTCCGTCGCCACACGGTGCAGCGATTCGGGCCGGTTCGCGAGGTCGAGAAGACGCTGGTGCTCGAGGTCGCGTTCGATTCGATCCATCTCAGCAAACGCCACCGGTCGGGACTGGCGATGCGCTTTCCCCGAATCAGTCGAATCCGCACCGACAAGCCTGCGCACGAGGCGGACAAGGTGGCGACGCTGCTCGGAATGGTGACCTAGAGCGCCTTTTCGAGGACGACGAACTCGAGGTCCTCGAACAGCGCTCCTGCCTGGGGCCATTCCTCGTAGGGGAAAGGGCGTCGCTCGCCGGTCGGACGATAACCCCGGCGCTCGTAGAAACTCAGCAGCTCGCGGCGGCGGCTGAAGACCTGCATCTCCATCTCCCCGGCACCGAGCACCTCGCGGGCATAAGCTTCCGCGGCGGCGAGCAGGCGCTTGCCGAGGCCGCTGCCCTGGCTTGCCGGATCGACCGTCAGCATGCCGAGGTAGACCCGGTCGCTGCCGAGCGGGACCAGCCGGACGCAGGCGCGAATGGAGCCGCTATCGCGCCAAATGAGCAGCCGGTCGCCCGAATCGAGAAAGCCCTGGAGTTCCTCGACGCTGGTCCGCGGGCCGGTCAGCAGGTCGGCTTCATGGCTCCAGCCCGCGCGCGCCGTCTCGCCGCGATAGGCCTGTTCGACCAGCGCACGCAGTTCGGGAAGGTCGCCGGCGCCCGCCTGTTCAAGCCGCATGGACCGCCACCTCCCGTTCGCCCTCGGCGCTGGCACGGCCGCGATACATGCCGCGGGTCGTATAGCCCCACGCCGCCTCGCCCGACGGCGCGACCGCGATCATCCCGCCCTTGCCGCCGAGCGCCAGCACGTCGGCGAGGACATCGTCGACCGCGTCCTGCAGAGATTCGCCGGCAAGCCGCATCCGCGCTCCGACCTCGTGCGCCGCCGCAGCACGGATGAACAGTTCGCCCGCTCCGGTACAGCTCACCGCGCAGGCGCGGTCGTCGGCATAGGTGCCGCTTCCGATCAGCGGCGAATCGCCGATTCGGCCGAAGCGCTTTGCAGTCAGCCCGCCGGTCGAGGTCGCCGCCGCGACATGACCGTCCCGGTCGACCGCGACCGCACCAACCGTTCCATATTTGACGTCGAGGTCAAACCCGGCTCCGCTTGCGAGCACCTTGTCGAGCGCCTCGCGCCGGGCCGGGATCTCGAACCAGGAAGGGTCAACCGTCTCGAGCCCGCGAGTCGCTGCGAACTCCTCCGCCCCATCGTGCGACAGCATCACGTGCGGACTGTGGTCCATGACGGCGCGGGCCGCGCCGATCGGATTGCGGACCGTGGTGAGCCCGGCGATCGCGCCTGCATGGCGCTCGCGTCCTTCCATGATCGCGGCATCGAGTTCGATCTTTCCCTCGGCGGTGAGGACGCTGCCACGCCCGGCGTTGAAGGCGGGATCGTCCTCGAGCACTCGGACCGCGGCCTCGACCGCGTCGACCGCCGAGCCACCGCCCTTCAGCACCGCCTCGCCGGCATCGAGCGCGGCGTTGAGCCCGGCCCGCCCGGCGGCCTCTTCCTCCGTGCTCAACTCCAGCGCACCGGAGCCGCCATGTACTACCAGGGACCAGTTCGTCATGCCCGCTCCCTAGCCGCGCACCTCCCCCTTGCACAATGTATCGAGAACATATAAAAGTGATATCAGATAAGGGGAGTTCGATCATGAGTGACAGGGGACAAAGCAATCTCAATGCCAGCGTCGAGCGGCCGGCGCGGACCTTCAGCGGCTATCTGATGCTGCTTCTGCTGCTGGTCGGCATCATCGTCCAGGTCGCCGGGATCGCCGGGCTGGTCGGAGCGGAGGACGTCGGTCCGCCGCTGGCGGTGGCGGCGGTGATCGTCGCGCCGATCGCGTTGCTCTTCATCCTGTGCGGCTTCTACATGCTGCAGCCCAACCAGGCCGCAGCCATCACCCTGTTCGGAAGCTATCGCGGGACCGACCGCGCGACGGGCCTGCGCTGGGTCCTTCCGTGGGAGATGCGGCGCAAGATCTCGGTCCGTTCGAACAACTTCATCTCCGAGCGGATCAAGGTGAACGACCTTCGCGGCAATCCGATCGAGATGGCGGCGCAGGTCGTCTGGCGGGTCACGGATACCGCGCAGGCGCTGTTCGACGTCGACGATTACAAGGCGTTCGTCGCGGTTCAGGTCGAGGCCGGGATCCGCGCCATCGGCTCGCGCTATCCGTACGACGATTTCGAGCACCTCGAAGTGACGCTGCGCGGCAACCACGACCAGGTCGGTGACGAGCTCCGGGCCGAGCTCAATGCCCGGCTGACGGTCGCCGGCATCCATGTCGACGAATGCGGCTTCACCCACCTCGCTTATGCTCAGGAAATCGCCGGCGCGATGCTTCGCCGTCAGCAGGCGCAGGCGGTTGTCGCCGCCCGCAAGACGCTGGTCGAGGGTGCGGTCGGCATGGTCGAGATGGCGCTTGCCATGCTCAGCGAGAAGAATGTCGTCGAGCTCGACGACGAGCGCCGCGCCGCGATGGTGTCGAACCTGATGGTCGTGCTGTGCGGCGAGCGCGACACGCAGCCCGTCGTCAACACCGGCAGCCTGTACCAGTAAGCGGTCATGGCGGAGCGCAAGGCCTTTCCCCTGCGAATCGACGCGGAGCTGTGGGCCGCGGTCGAGCGCTGCGCGACGGCCAACATCCGCTCCGCCAATGCCGAAGTCGAATGCCTGCTTCGCGAGGCGCTCAAGGCGAGGGGGGTCAAGCTTGCGCCCCCGCAGCCGGTCAAGCGCGGACGCCCACCCAAGGAGAGTGAATGATGCTGAGCCTGTTGCTTGCCGCCGCAGCGATCGCTGCCGCTCCACCGCGCTCCTCAGAACTTCGCGCCGGCCCGAACGACTCACTGGCTGGAACACTGCTGCTGCCGAGCGGGAAGAGCCGGGCGGCGATGGTCATCATTCCCGGATCGGGTCCGACCGACCGCGACGGCAACAATCCGGCCGGAATCAAGGCGGCCAGCTATCGCAAGCTGGCGGAAGCGCTGGCGGAGAAGGGCATCGCCACCGTCCGGATCGACAAGCGCGGCATGTTCGGGAGCGCCGCGGCGGGCAATCCGAACACGGCGACCTTCGCCGAATATGATTCTGACTTGCGCGCCTGGGTCGACAAGACCCGCAAGGCCTCGGGACAGAAGTGCGTGTGGGTCGCCGGGCACAGCGAGGGCGGGCTGGTCGCGCTTCGTGCCGCCGATGCGCCAGGGGTCTGCGGCGTGGTCCTGCTCGCCGCGCCGGGCGAAACGCTTGGGCAAACCATTCGCAAGCAACTCCGCGCCAACCCCGCCAATGCGCCGTTCCTGGCTTCGGCCGAGGCGGCGCTGACCGAGCTCGAAGCCGGGCGGAAGGTGTCGGTCGACGGCATGCATCCGGCGCTGGCCCAGAGCCTGTTCAACCCCGCGGTCCAGGGCTTCATGATCGAGCTCTTGAGCCAGGACCCGTCCAGGCTCGCGACGGCGGTCCGACGCCCGATGCTGATCGTCCAGGGTGGGCACGACGTGCAGGTCGGGCTCGCCAATGGCGACGCGCTGAAGAAGGCGGCTCCAAGGGCTTCCTACGTCCTCTTCCCTGCGATGAGCCATGTCCTCAGCGACGGCCCGGCGGAGCGCGCCGCCAACCTCGCCACCTATGCCGAGGCCGATCGGCCGCTCACCGCCGGCCTCGCCGACCGGGTGGCCGCCTTCGTGACGGGAGCCAAGTGATGGAAGACCCCTGGTTCACCTATTTCCGCGGGCGCGGCAGGATCCAAATCACGCCGCGCAACGCCAAGGGCTGGGCGACGCTGGTCGGCTTTGTCGTGCTGGTGAGCGTTCCTGCGATCTTCCTCAGCCCCCTCCTCAACCGGGGCCTGTGGATGCTGGTACCCTTTCTGACGCTGCTGGCGCTGCTCACCTTCGGCTTCATCCGCTTCGCCATTTCGAAGTCGGAGCGGATCGACCTCGACATGAGCGCCTCCGAGCTGGAGGAGTTCAGGGCGTGGAAGCGGCGCGGCAAGCGCTAGGGCGCTTGGGCTTCTAGCTGCCGCTGCGCCGCCGCTCCGGAGCCTTGCCGAGGAGCAGCGCGTCGTCGAGCATCCGGGCCAGCCGGAGACCGCCGGCAAGCACCTGGCGGCGGACCGGCGGGATCAGCGCCTGCAGTTTCTCTTCGGTGAGCACCGGCCGTTCGTCCTTGCCGAGCTTGCGGCAGGGATCGCCGAGAATGCTGGTGTAGGCGAGGTCGCGGCTGTTCTCCCACGCGTCACGGCTCCAGTCCTCGACCGTGCCTCCGGCGAGCCTTGCCTTCTCGGCCGGGCTGACACCCGAGAGAAGACCCTTGAGCCCGCCCGGCGGAGACGTCACCGCGCGCTCCGGGATCCAGCCGTCCCAGATGCCATGAAGGTTGGTGCGGCCGGCGACGACGCCATAGGCGACCGGCACCTGGTTGCCGCCGAGGTCGCCGCGATCGCCGCCGTGCATCGGCTGGGCGAGGTCGCCGACGAAGTGGACGAGATAGGCCAGCGCTATCACCCGCTCGCGCTTCGGAAGCTTGGGATCCGCCAGTAGCCGGGCATTGCGCTCGATCTGCGCCGACACGCAGTTGCCGTCCTTGCACGCTTCCTTGAGGCTGAAGGGCTTGCACACGTTGACGTTCTGATAGTGCCAGCTCGACTGATAGCTGAAGCGATCGCCCAGCGGCTTGATGCAGTCGGCCCACAGACTCGCCTGCTCGAGCGTTGCGGTCGGGCACTCGGCGGTTTCGAGCAGGCCGCCGTCCCTGAGGATGGCACGCAGCCTCACCCGTGTCTCGGGCTTGACCTCGGACCAGGCGATGCTGGCCACCATTTTGTGGGTATATTCCCAATAGGCCGCGGCGGGCGCGGCGACGGTCAGCGCGAGCAGCGCTGCAAGCATTCGGAGGATCGGCACGCGCCGCCCTTAGCGCCCTGAATCAGCGGGCGAAAGCCTGCCTTGGCGCTGTCACGCTCGCAGCCTATATGGCGGTGCATGTCCGCAATCCGTCCGTGGCGCACGATCGAGCGCCGGAACTGCCGCCAGATCATGGTCGGCAACGTCCCCGTTGGCGGCGATGCGCCGATCACCGTCCAGACGATGACCAACACGCCGACCGCCGACGCGCGGGCGACGATCGACCAGATCCGCCGCTGCGAGGAAGCGGGGGCCGACATCATCCGGGTCTCCTGCCCCGACGTCGAGAGCACCACGGCGCTCCGCGAGATCGTTCGCGCCGCGCAGGTGCCGATCGTCGCCGACATCCACTTCCACTACAAGCGCGCGCTCGAGGCCGCCGACGCCGGCGCCGCCTGCCTCCGGATCAACCCGGGCAACATCGGGAGCAGCGAGCGGGTGGCCGAAGTCGTGCGCGCGGCCAAGGCCAACGGCTGCGCGATCCGGATCGGGGTCAATGCCGGAAGCCTCGAGAAGGATCTCCTCGAGAAATATGGCGAGCCCTGCCCCGAAGCGCTGGTCGAAAGCGCACTCGACCATATCCGCCTGCTCGAGGACCACGACTTCCGTGAATATAAGGTCGCGGTGAAGGCCAGCGACGTGTTCCTCGCCGTGGCCGCCTACCAGGACCTCGCCGCGCAGGTCGACTGCCCTCTCCACCTCGGGATCACCGAGGCGGGCGGGCTGATCGGCGGCACCGTCAAGAGCTCGATCGGGCTCGGCATGCTGCTGTGGAGCGGGATCGGCGACACGATCCGGGTCTCGCTTTCGGCCGAGCCGGAGGAGGAGGTGCGGGTCGGCTACCACCTGCTCAAGGCACTCGGCATCCGTAACCGCGGCGTGCGCGTCGTCTCCTGCCCATCCTGCGCGCGGCAGGGCTTCGACGTCATCCGCACGGTCGAGAAGCTGGAGGAGCGGCTGCAGCACATCCGCACCCCGCTGTCGCTGTCGGTGCTTGGCTGCGTCGTCAATGGGCCGGGCGAGGCGCGCGAGACCGACATCGGGATCACCGGCGGCGGCAATGGCCGGCACATGGTCTACCTGTCGGGCGTCACCGACCACCATGTGCAGGACGAGAACATGATCGACCACATCGTCCGGCTGGTCGAGGCCAAGGCCGCCGAGATCGAGGCCGCCACCGTCGACGAGCCGGTCGCGGCCGAGTAAGTCTCGCCGCCCGGCTTGCGCCGGGCCGCGCATTCTCTAGGCCGCGTCCATGACCGCGCCGCGTTCCTCCGCCATCCTTGCCTTCGCGGTGGCGACCCTCGGCATTGCGCTCTTCTCGGGCATGGATGCGGTGATGAAGGGGCTGGTGCTCGCCATCGGCGTCTATTCGACCATGCTGTGGCGCAGCTTCGCCGGGGTTGTCATGGCAGGGGCCGGCTATGCTGCCGGCTGGAAGCGCTGGCCCGAGCGGCGTGTCCTTCGCCTCCATGTCGAGCGTGGGGTGCTGACGAGCTTCATGGGGCTGCT
It contains:
- a CDS encoding GNAT family N-acetyltransferase; its protein translation is MRLEQAGAGDLPELRALVEQAYRGETARAGWSHEADLLTGPRTSVEELQGFLDSGDRLLIWRDSGSIRACVRLVPLGSDRVYLGMLTVDPASQGSGLGKRLLAAAEAYAREVLGAGEMEMQVFSRRRELLSFYERRGYRPTGERRPFPYEEWPQAGALFEDLEFVVLEKAL
- a CDS encoding alpha/beta hydrolase, with the protein product MLSLLLAAAAIAAAPPRSSELRAGPNDSLAGTLLLPSGKSRAAMVIIPGSGPTDRDGNNPAGIKAASYRKLAEALAEKGIATVRIDKRGMFGSAAAGNPNTATFAEYDSDLRAWVDKTRKASGQKCVWVAGHSEGGLVALRAADAPGVCGVVLLAAPGETLGQTIRKQLRANPANAPFLASAEAALTELEAGRKVSVDGMHPALAQSLFNPAVQGFMIELLSQDPSRLATAVRRPMLIVQGGHDVQVGLANGDALKKAAPRASYVLFPAMSHVLSDGPAERAANLATYAEADRPLTAGLADRVAAFVTGAK
- a CDS encoding isoaspartyl peptidase/L-asparaginase — its product is MTNWSLVVHGGSGALELSTEEEAAGRAGLNAALDAGEAVLKGGGSAVDAVEAAVRVLEDDPAFNAGRGSVLTAEGKIELDAAIMEGRERHAGAIAGLTTVRNPIGAARAVMDHSPHVMLSHDGAEEFAATRGLETVDPSWFEIPARREALDKVLASGAGFDLDVKYGTVGAVAVDRDGHVAAATSTGGLTAKRFGRIGDSPLIGSGTYADDRACAVSCTGAGELFIRAAAAHEVGARMRLAGESLQDAVDDVLADVLALGGKGGMIAVAPSGEAAWGYTTRGMYRGRASAEGEREVAVHAA
- the ispG gene encoding flavodoxin-dependent (E)-4-hydroxy-3-methylbut-2-enyl-diphosphate synthase — encoded protein: MSAIRPWRTIERRNCRQIMVGNVPVGGDAPITVQTMTNTPTADARATIDQIRRCEEAGADIIRVSCPDVESTTALREIVRAAQVPIVADIHFHYKRALEAADAGAACLRINPGNIGSSERVAEVVRAAKANGCAIRIGVNAGSLEKDLLEKYGEPCPEALVESALDHIRLLEDHDFREYKVAVKASDVFLAVAAYQDLAAQVDCPLHLGITEAGGLIGGTVKSSIGLGMLLWSGIGDTIRVSLSAEPEEEVRVGYHLLKALGIRNRGVRVVSCPSCARQGFDVIRTVEKLEERLQHIRTPLSLSVLGCVVNGPGEARETDIGITGGGNGRHMVYLSGVTDHHVQDENMIDHIVRLVEAKAAEIEAATVDEPVAAE
- a CDS encoding S1/P1 nuclease, whose protein sequence is MPILRMLAALLALTVAAPAAAYWEYTHKMVASIAWSEVKPETRVRLRAILRDGGLLETAECPTATLEQASLWADCIKPLGDRFSYQSSWHYQNVNVCKPFSLKEACKDGNCVSAQIERNARLLADPKLPKRERVIALAYLVHFVGDLAQPMHGGDRGDLGGNQVPVAYGVVAGRTNLHGIWDGWIPERAVTSPPGGLKGLLSGVSPAEKARLAGGTVEDWSRDAWENSRDLAYTSILGDPCRKLGKDERPVLTEEKLQALIPPVRRQVLAGGLRLARMLDDALLLGKAPERRRSGS
- a CDS encoding cisplatin damage response ATP-dependent DNA ligase, which produces MRAFSQLLDALVYTRSRLAKLKLIGDYLQRTPDPDRGLALAALTGTLDIPHVKGAVIRALASDRVDPLLLRMSHNYVGDLAETVSLLWPSPEGELDDGTISISEAVGRLRAASRSDAPAVLAAMLDHLDASGRYALLKLATGELRVGINARNAKQAFADAFEVDVEAVEEVWHGLKPPYLELFAWGERRGPQPTAKDVPVFRPFMLAHPLEDAELDLDAYAAEWKWDGIRLQIVHAGGETRLYSRTGDDVTRSFPEVAEAFRTPAVLDGELLVRGAGQGLDEHGGSAASFNALQQRLGRKVVSAKTRDEYPAFVRLYDLLYDGTEDLRPLPWSERRARLEAFMGQLDPERFDLSSLIEAKDFGELAEIRSGARDAAIEGMMLKRRDAPYVAGRRVGLWYKWKRDPLTADCVMMYAQRGSGKRSSFYSDFTFGCWNEEGELLPVGKAYMGFTDEELKWMDRFVRRHTVQRFGPVREVEKTLVLEVAFDSIHLSKRHRSGLAMRFPRISRIRTDKPAHEADKVATLLGMVT
- a CDS encoding SPFH domain-containing protein, producing the protein MSDRGQSNLNASVERPARTFSGYLMLLLLLVGIIVQVAGIAGLVGAEDVGPPLAVAAVIVAPIALLFILCGFYMLQPNQAAAITLFGSYRGTDRATGLRWVLPWEMRRKISVRSNNFISERIKVNDLRGNPIEMAAQVVWRVTDTAQALFDVDDYKAFVAVQVEAGIRAIGSRYPYDDFEHLEVTLRGNHDQVGDELRAELNARLTVAGIHVDECGFTHLAYAQEIAGAMLRRQQAQAVVAARKTLVEGAVGMVEMALAMLSEKNVVELDDERRAAMVSNLMVVLCGERDTQPVVNTGSLYQ
- a CDS encoding toxin-antitoxin system HicB family antitoxin, which translates into the protein MAERKAFPLRIDAELWAAVERCATANIRSANAEVECLLREALKARGVKLAPPQPVKRGRPPKESE